GTAATTTTATGATAGGTCTGTTATGCGCGATTCCTGCGGTCGGAATGCTCGTGGCATTGCGGCCTTATCAGTTGAAACGTATCACCGGTTTTGTAGATACCTGGACCAACTGGCAATCGGCGCCTTACCAGCTGAAACAGTCACTCATGGCTTTGGGGGCTGGCGGAATCAGTGGTTCCGGTCTGGGCAAAGGAGCACAAAAGCTCAGCTTTCTTCCCGAAGCGAATACTGACTTTGTCTTTTCTGTTGCCGGTGAAGAGCTGGGTTTGATTGGTACTCTGGGGATTGCAGGTCTCTGGATCGGTCTGTTCCTGGCCGGGTTCAATATTCTGCGTTCCCAGAATCAGAAGTCTTTTGCCTACGTTGCGGGTTTTACACTTTTGCTACAGCTGGTGTTGCAGGCAATTATCAATGTGGCCGTCGTCACAGCTATGGTTCCACCCAAGGGGATTTCGCACCCTCTGATCAGTTATGGCGGGACAAACCTGATGGTCAGTCTGCTTTCGTTGGGGATTATTGTCAGCTTGACACGTGCAGGTACAGATGAAAGTCTGCAGATCGATCCAGCCCTGGATCAGTCAGACGATCCTGAACCTGCCATTGATCAGTCAGTATCCTCTCTTCCAATTGACGAAGCACTCGAGGATGAAGAGTGCGAGGATGAAGAGTGCGAGGATGAAGAGTGCGAGGATGAAGAGTGCGAGGATGAAGAGTGCGAGGATGAAGAGTACGAGGATGAAGAGTGCGAGGATGAAGAGTGCGAGGATGAAGAGTACGAGGATGAAGAGTACGAGGATGAAGAGTACGAGGATGAAGAGTGCGAGGATGAAGAGTATGAAGATGAAGAGCTGGAAAAAGAGTGACTGGGATTTTCCTATGACATATTCTATGCTGAGCTGTCTGATCTCAGTTTAAAATCCTTGTCCAATAAACTCCGCGATGATGACCGAATCCCGTCTTAAGAAACGATCTCTTATTTTTGCCGGCGGTGGCACTGGCGGTCATCTGCTTCCCGGAATTGCGGTGGCAGAACAACTCGCCTCAATGGACGACTTTTCGATAACATTTATTGGTTCCAATCGACCGGTCGAGCAGCAGATTATAGAACGTTCGGGATACCAGCATCTCGGACTGGATTCTTCTCCCAGTAATGAGTTGAAAAGCGCTCCCTGGAGATTCTTCTGGAATAACGGACGTGCCTGTCTGCAGGCGCGGCGGATTTTGCGGGCGGAACGACTGGCTGCGGTGATTGGACTGGGCGGGTTTGCCAGTGTGCCTGTGATTCTAGCTGCCAGCTGGCTTAAGATTCCGATTGTATTGCTGGAGCAAAATATCATTCCCGGTCGAGCCAACCGGTTTCTGTTCTCTCGCGCCAATGTTATCTGTACTTCGTTTGCCGAAACCCGTCTTCCCAAGCCTCACTCTGGAAGGCCTCTGATTGCCTTTACTGGCAATCCGGTGCGTGAGCAGATGACGCATCTTGAAACCACCCCAAAGAGCGAACCATCAGAGATATTGTTGCTGGTTCTAGGTGGCAGCCAGGGGGCTCGAGCGGTGAATCAGGCGGTACTCGCTTTGCTGGAACGCGGGCGAGATGCCCTGCCTCGCAGACTGCATGTCGTGCATCAGACGGGAGAAGTAGACTGGAAGCATGCGGTGCAGGAATATCAGAAACTTCAGGAACACGATTCCGAATTGCGCGTAACCGTTGAGCCATTTATTGATGATCTGGCGGAATGGTATTCGAAGGCCGATCTGGTGATTTCGCGGGCGGGAGCCACGACTCTGGCAGAGCTGGCCTGTACGGGATGTCCGACGGTATTAATTCCCTACCCAAATTCGATCGGCGATCATCAACTGATTAATGCTCAATTCTATGAGGCAGAAGGAGCTGCGGTGCTGGTAGAGCAGATGGCTGAAGCCGAACTGACCGCGCGCAACCTACAGACCGCAGTGGTCGAATTATTGCATGATTCTACGAAACGGAATTCATTGTCTGAGGCCATGCAGAAGCTGGCTCTGCCCGAGGCTTCCCGGAATGTAGCGGATGAAATCATGGCTCTTATAGCCCATTGAGGTGGTGTACAATATGCCATTTTCTGGGGTTCCAGCTACTGATTTCCGGGGACTGTGGTGGCTGAACTGGTAGAACCTGTCAGTTTTCCGTGCTTTTCCAGGTTTTACGGAATCCCCCCAGCCTGTTGATTCACGAATCAAAGGGGATTTGTTACCTTTCTAGCACTTGGGCAGCAGGAATGGAGCCGTTTTGTTCTGCCAGTCGAGATTACCCTACTCAAGTTCTTTAGCATCAGAAGTTTAGAAATTGGAGACGAGACGTGTCGCTCATAGTCCAGAAGTTTGGTGGAACGAGTGTCGCTGATACCAGTAAGATTCAGGCTGCTGCCCGTCGCGCGACCGCCATGCATCAGGCGGGGCACCAGGTCGTGATGGTTGTCAGCGCCCGCGGCAAAAAAACGGATGAACTGGTCGGCCTGGCTGCTGAAATCACTGATCGTCCGACTCCCCGCGAAATGGACATGTTGCTCTCTACCGGCGAGCAGGAATCAGTGGCATTGATGGCGATGGCGATTCATAAACTGGGCGTCGAGGCGATCAGTCTGACGGGTTCTCAGATCGGCGTAGTGACTGATTCCTCACACACGAAGGCGCGTATCATCTCAATCTCGACTGAGCGGATGAAAGCGGCTTTAAATGAAGGCAAGATTGTCATTGCTGCCGGCTTTCAGGGGCGGGACAAAGACTGGAATATTACCACCCTGGGACGTGGGGGAAGTGATACAACGGCGACTGCACTGGCAGCTGTTCTCGAGGCCGACATGTGCGAGATTTATACCGACGTCGAAGGGGTCTTCACCACCGATCCCCGAGTGGTTCCCGAGGCCCATCAGATGGCCAGCATCTCTTACGATGAAATGCTGGAACTGGCCAGCCTGGGAGCGGGTGTGATGCATTCGCGTTCTATTGAATTTGCCAAAAAATACAGAGTTCCCCTGAAGGTACGCCCCTCTTTTTCGGATGGTGAAGGCACCTTGATCGCGGCACAGGCGCTGGATGCGGCTCCGGTCGTGACCGGTGTGGCCTTTGTGAGGGATGAGGTTCGCGTGAGCCTGACCGATATTCCGGACGAGCCGGGTATCATGAGCAGTATTTTTGCCCGGATGGCAGAGCGTAAAATTACCCTGGATATGATCGTTCAGGATGTGGGAACGGGGGGCCTGGCACGGGTATCCTTTACCGTACCTCAGTCTGATCTTGCCGAGACGTTGACCGCAGCTGGCGAGGCAATTGAAGATATCGGTGCCGGCAAGATTCAGCATGGAACCAATCTGTCCAAGGTTTCCATCGTCGGCAGCGGCATGCGGAATAATTACGGTGTTGCCAGTCGGATGTTCTCAATCCTGGCAGACGCTGATATCAATGTGGGGATGATTACTACCAGTGAAATAAAGGTGACGGTACTCGTCGACCGGGATC
The genomic region above belongs to Gimesia chilikensis and contains:
- the murG gene encoding undecaprenyldiphospho-muramoylpentapeptide beta-N-acetylglucosaminyltransferase produces the protein MMTESRLKKRSLIFAGGGTGGHLLPGIAVAEQLASMDDFSITFIGSNRPVEQQIIERSGYQHLGLDSSPSNELKSAPWRFFWNNGRACLQARRILRAERLAAVIGLGGFASVPVILAASWLKIPIVLLEQNIIPGRANRFLFSRANVICTSFAETRLPKPHSGRPLIAFTGNPVREQMTHLETTPKSEPSEILLLVLGGSQGARAVNQAVLALLERGRDALPRRLHVVHQTGEVDWKHAVQEYQKLQEHDSELRVTVEPFIDDLAEWYSKADLVISRAGATTLAELACTGCPTVLIPYPNSIGDHQLINAQFYEAEGAAVLVEQMAEAELTARNLQTAVVELLHDSTKRNSLSEAMQKLALPEASRNVADEIMALIAH
- a CDS encoding aspartate kinase, which encodes MSLIVQKFGGTSVADTSKIQAAARRATAMHQAGHQVVMVVSARGKKTDELVGLAAEITDRPTPREMDMLLSTGEQESVALMAMAIHKLGVEAISLTGSQIGVVTDSSHTKARIISISTERMKAALNEGKIVIAAGFQGRDKDWNITTLGRGGSDTTATALAAVLEADMCEIYTDVEGVFTTDPRVVPEAHQMASISYDEMLELASLGAGVMHSRSIEFAKKYRVPLKVRPSFSDGEGTLIAAQALDAAPVVTGVAFVRDEVRVSLTDIPDEPGIMSSIFARMAERKITLDMIVQDVGTGGLARVSFTVPQSDLAETLTAAGEAIEDIGAGKIQHGTNLSKVSIVGSGMRNNYGVASRMFSILADADINVGMITTSEIKVTVLVDRDQCDEAVRVIHNGFELDRLTSYEFASNQIQAGEGQPDESQQKTAELEQEIVDQLSHMEDIVVSEVLLDQSQSRVTVRNLPDNPGICSRLFSVVAEGGVSVDMIVQNMGEEEQAHLSFTVPRTSLEKSLKLVEPLLSEWGDAELSHEAEIAKLSVVGIGLRSHTGVGQSMFSALAEAEINIQMINTSETRISAVVALEDGEKAYQGLLKKFGLS
- a CDS encoding peptidoglycan glycosyltransferase FtsW, whose product is MKPTSLLPQTQPDHDRSLFISMACALLGIGVLMVHSASITSWPTEFEQVYLSRHLTFLALAVVVSSIASMLPARFWYERAPLLFWGTVALLVLVLIPGIGTRVNGAQRWLRLGPVSLQPSELAKIALPLLTVRLMVQRRAFLNHWWKGTIPLLVPLLLVIPLVLKQPDLGTSLFLVGGVALALFLGGWPLRNFMIGLLCAIPAVGMLVALRPYQLKRITGFVDTWTNWQSAPYQLKQSLMALGAGGISGSGLGKGAQKLSFLPEANTDFVFSVAGEELGLIGTLGIAGLWIGLFLAGFNILRSQNQKSFAYVAGFTLLLQLVLQAIINVAVVTAMVPPKGISHPLISYGGTNLMVSLLSLGIIVSLTRAGTDESLQIDPALDQSDDPEPAIDQSVSSLPIDEALEDEECEDEECEDEECEDEECEDEECEDEEYEDEECEDEECEDEEYEDEEYEDEEYEDEECEDEEYEDEELEKE